The following coding sequences lie in one Kitasatospora azatica KCTC 9699 genomic window:
- a CDS encoding right-handed parallel beta-helix repeat-containing protein, with product MSRPVLTVCAEQREAGCYRTIGEALQAARSGAVISVRPGRYEENLVITKMVTITAEDVRGSVRISPRTGAVVQVVAEAVQLTGLVLHGQDDELPAVDVPRGQAALQDCEVVGNSWTAVLTRQQGSVAMRGCRVVNAAGAGLVETSTGTSVIEDCVIEHLGTSAVVIGERANPVVRRCVLRDARGNGICANGQAQGVIEDCEISATDKPAVALEEQSTTRLLRTEIRDCALGVFISSSARVVLEDCVVTGVRGHAIALAGGTDPLLRRCRTVRGQGHGLHIGDRSRGTFEDCEVTAPAMAGIWVGESASPTLVRAVVRDSATVGVELVGESAAEFDRLEVRDPAGAGVSLRDGANPLLRRVTVSGATGVGVEVLRGGRGRLEDATVVDSGQVGLRIADGANTYVGGTTVRGSGGCGVSIGDGGIATLRDCEVADSAMDGVSVERDGELTATRSRLRANRRHGLHLLPGSRANLTDCQLVENVVDGIRLETTEPVRLTDCLVAENQGSGLRQTEASERLSVENLDSRGNRGPDAHGTATAAPATADSRQPAEPPPTAEVKGPQAVLQALVGLEAVKEQVATLVNLNKLAKRREQAGMPALPMSRHLVFAGPPGTGKTTVARLYGAILAELGVLRSGHLTEVARADLVASIIGGTALKTTEVVKQALGGVLFIDEAYTLSAGSGGTGTGPDFGREAIDTLVKLMEDHREDLVVIVAGYSGEIREFLNSNPGLASRFSRTVEFENYSVPELTTIVELAAAGHGYQLADGTREALAFHFERMPKGADFGNGRAARKVFEEMVDRQASRLAQLDSFGNEDLALLVPQDVSEQAAAGVTAEPDGVGLLEQLRTMIGLRAAKQQVEDLVSLTRQTRRRAEAGLPTARISHHLVFAGPPGTGKTTVARLYGELLAELDVLPVGQLVETARADLVGRYVGHTAQLTRDAFERARGGVLFIDEAYTLTPRGGGAGNDFGQEAVDTLMKLMEDHRDEVVVIVAGYEEEMRGFLASNPGLASRFSRQVSFEHYSDEELTAIVRAQAEAAGYECPPQTAAALTALFHSVPRDRSFGNGRFARQTLETMITRQAGRLSRLDIADLAELSMLLPQDLPASPASPASRIGTPA from the coding sequence CGTGCCGCGCGGCCAGGCGGCGCTGCAGGACTGCGAGGTGGTCGGCAACTCCTGGACGGCCGTCCTCACCCGCCAGCAGGGCTCGGTGGCGATGCGCGGCTGCCGGGTGGTCAACGCGGCCGGCGCCGGCCTGGTGGAGACCTCCACCGGCACCAGCGTGATCGAGGACTGCGTGATCGAACACCTCGGCACCTCCGCCGTGGTGATCGGCGAGCGGGCCAACCCGGTGGTCCGGCGCTGCGTGCTGCGGGACGCGCGGGGCAACGGCATCTGCGCCAACGGCCAGGCGCAGGGCGTGATCGAGGACTGCGAGATCTCCGCCACCGACAAACCGGCCGTCGCGCTGGAGGAGCAGAGCACCACCCGGCTGCTGCGCACCGAGATCCGCGACTGCGCACTCGGCGTCTTCATCAGCTCCTCGGCCCGGGTGGTCCTGGAGGACTGCGTGGTCACCGGCGTGCGCGGCCACGCGATCGCACTGGCCGGCGGCACCGACCCGCTGCTGCGCCGCTGCCGCACGGTCCGCGGCCAGGGCCACGGCCTGCACATCGGCGACCGCTCCCGGGGCACCTTCGAGGACTGCGAGGTCACCGCGCCCGCGATGGCCGGCATCTGGGTCGGCGAGTCCGCGAGCCCCACCCTGGTCCGGGCCGTGGTGCGGGACAGCGCGACCGTCGGCGTCGAACTGGTGGGGGAGAGTGCCGCCGAGTTCGACCGCCTGGAGGTGCGCGACCCGGCCGGCGCCGGAGTGAGCCTGCGGGACGGGGCCAACCCGTTGCTGCGCCGGGTGACGGTGAGCGGCGCCACCGGGGTCGGCGTGGAGGTGCTGCGCGGCGGGCGCGGCCGGCTGGAGGACGCCACCGTGGTCGACTCCGGCCAGGTGGGCCTGCGGATCGCCGACGGCGCCAACACCTACGTCGGTGGCACCACCGTGCGCGGCTCGGGCGGCTGCGGGGTCTCGATCGGCGACGGCGGCATCGCCACCCTGCGCGACTGCGAGGTGGCCGACAGCGCGATGGACGGGGTCAGCGTCGAGCGTGACGGCGAGCTGACCGCGACCCGCTCCCGGCTGCGTGCCAACCGGCGCCACGGACTGCACCTCCTGCCCGGCTCCCGAGCCAATCTGACGGACTGTCAGCTAGTCGAGAACGTGGTGGACGGCATCCGGCTGGAGACCACCGAGCCGGTGCGGCTGACCGACTGCCTGGTCGCCGAGAACCAGGGCTCCGGCCTGCGCCAGACGGAGGCGAGCGAGCGGCTCTCGGTGGAGAACCTGGACAGTCGCGGCAACCGCGGCCCGGACGCGCACGGCACCGCGACCGCCGCCCCGGCCACCGCCGACTCCCGGCAGCCGGCCGAACCGCCGCCGACCGCCGAGGTCAAGGGGCCGCAGGCCGTGCTGCAGGCGCTGGTCGGCCTGGAGGCGGTGAAGGAACAGGTGGCCACCCTGGTCAACCTCAACAAGCTGGCCAAGCGCCGCGAGCAGGCCGGCATGCCGGCCCTCCCGATGAGCCGCCATCTGGTCTTCGCCGGCCCGCCCGGCACCGGCAAGACCACGGTGGCCCGCCTCTACGGCGCCATCCTGGCCGAGTTGGGCGTGCTGCGCAGCGGCCACCTGACCGAGGTGGCCCGGGCCGACCTGGTCGCCTCCATCATCGGCGGGACCGCCCTGAAGACCACCGAGGTGGTCAAGCAGGCACTCGGCGGGGTGCTCTTCATCGACGAGGCCTACACCCTGTCGGCCGGCTCCGGCGGCACCGGCACCGGTCCCGACTTCGGTCGGGAGGCGATCGACACCCTGGTCAAACTGATGGAGGACCACCGCGAGGACCTGGTGGTGATCGTGGCCGGATACTCCGGCGAGATCCGCGAGTTCCTCAACTCCAATCCCGGCCTCGCCTCGCGGTTCAGCCGCACCGTCGAGTTCGAGAACTACTCGGTGCCGGAGCTGACCACCATCGTGGAGCTGGCCGCCGCCGGCCACGGCTACCAACTCGCCGACGGCACCCGGGAAGCCCTGGCCTTCCACTTCGAACGGATGCCCAAGGGAGCCGACTTCGGCAACGGCCGGGCCGCGCGCAAGGTCTTCGAGGAGATGGTCGACCGCCAGGCCTCCCGGCTGGCCCAGTTGGACTCCTTCGGCAACGAGGACCTGGCGCTGCTGGTGCCGCAGGACGTCAGCGAGCAGGCGGCCGCCGGCGTCACCGCCGAGCCCGACGGGGTCGGCCTGCTCGAGCAGCTGCGCACGATGATCGGTCTGCGGGCGGCGAAGCAGCAGGTGGAGGACCTGGTCAGCCTGACCCGGCAGACCCGCCGCCGGGCCGAGGCCGGACTGCCGACCGCCCGGATCAGCCACCACCTGGTGTTCGCCGGCCCGCCCGGCACCGGCAAGACCACGGTGGCCCGGCTCTACGGCGAACTGCTCGCCGAACTGGATGTGTTGCCGGTCGGCCAGCTGGTCGAGACGGCCCGCGCCGACCTGGTCGGCCGGTACGTCGGTCACACCGCACAGCTCACCCGGGACGCCTTCGAACGGGCCCGCGGCGGCGTGCTCTTCATCGACGAGGCCTACACCCTGACGCCACGCGGCGGTGGCGCCGGCAACGACTTCGGCCAGGAGGCGGTGGACACCCTGATGAAGCTGATGGAGGACCACCGCGACGAGGTGGTGGTGATCGTGGCCGGCTACGAGGAGGAGATGCGCGGCTTCCTGGCCTCCAACCCCGGCCTGGCCTCGCGGTTCTCCCGTCAGGTGAGCTTCGAGCACTACTCGGACGAGGAGTTGACGGCCATCGTGCGGGCCCAGGCCGAGGCGGCGGGCTACGAGTGCCCACCGCAGACGGCGGCCGCGCTGACCGCGCTGTTCCACTCCGTCCCGCGCGACCGCTCCTTCGGCAACGGTCGGTTCGCCCGGCAGACCCTGGAGACGATGATCACCCGCCAGGCCGGCCGGCTCAGTCGACTGGACATCGCCGACCTGGCCGAGCTGAGCATGCTGCTGCCCCAGGACCTGCCGGCCTCCCCGGCCTCCCCGGCCTCGCGGATCGGCACGCCGGCGTGA